Part of the Streptomyces sp. HSG2 genome, GCCCAGTCCCGCACCCGGAGCAGGTCCTCGCCAAGCCTGCTGGTCGGGGCGGCGGCCTCGAACTGGTCGAAGAGGCCGTCCTCCTCGTCCCGGGGGACGCCCTCGTGAAGGCGGTGCAGGCAGAGGTAGTTCGACCTGCCCTTCAGCATGGCGAACTCGGGGCGACGGCGGAGGAGCGGACGCAGGGCCTCCACCGTGCGCGGAAGGTCCCGCTCCACCAACTGGCGCTGGAGCGCCAGGGTGGCGGTGGCCACGACCACTCGCTCGCCCTGGGCCAGGGCGGGGACCAGGTATCCCAGCGACTTGCCCGTCCCGGTCCCCGCCTGGACCAAGAGGTGTCCGCCGGTCTCGACGGCCGTGGCGACGGCCTCGGCCATGGTCACCTGGCCAGGGCGTTCGGTACCGCCCACGGCGGCGACGGCGGCGTTCAGGAGTGCGGCGAGTGAGGGCTTCGTCATGGCACGACCACCTTACGGCCCGGGACCGACAGCGCGGACCGCGATCCGCGAGCTCGAGCCGGACGGCGACGCCACGGGAGCACGCTCCCCACGACGGCAGAGGCGGGAGGCGGAGACCTCCCGACCGCGGACCCGGGCCCGCCGCCGACCGACGGGGGGTGCGCGCGGCTCCCGGCCTCACCGGCGCGGGCGGGGCACCCGCGAACCTGCCACCGTGCGTGACGTACGGCGCGCGGCACCGTCGTGTCGAGCGATCGTGGATCGGCCGGATCCCGCCGGTGCGAGCTGCGGGATCGCATCACCCGTTGCACAGAGCCTCAGCGGCTCTCGGCATTCCGAGCACTTCGGCCCGGAAGGTCCGCCTCGTCACCAAAGCGTGAGGGCTTCGGCTCGAGTACGGTCTCTCGCTTCTGTCTGCCGCTGGTGCGGCGGGGTTGCGCCACCTGCCCGCCCCGCCCCCGCCTCGCGGCGGGTGCGGGTGGCGCGGGTCTTCCGGTCGGCTCCACGAGGCTTCGACACCACCGAGGCGGTGCCCTGGGCATCTCGTCCCTCGTGGGAGGCGTGGCGCTCTCTGACCATCAGAACCGCCCGCTTGCCCGGCAGCTCGACCTCCTCGGCGCGGCGGAAGCCCGCACCGAGGAAGGCCCCCACAGAGCGCGTGTTGCGGAGGTCGGGTTCGGCCAGGACGCGTGAGCACAGCGGTCGACGAGCGAACACCAGGGAGGCGACCGCCGCGATCAGGACCGTGCCCAAACCCCGCCCGCGGTCGGCGGCGGCACCGATGAGCAGGTGGATTCCGATGTCGTGCGCCCGTACGGGGGCGTACCGGGCCAGCGGGTCCAGATCGGCCCGGTAAATCTCCCAGTAGCTCATCGGAGTGCCCTCCAGCGTTCCCAGACACGGCACGCTGTGTCCGTCTCCGGGGAGCTGCGTCCGAATGTGCGCCGCCACCGCGCCTGGGTCGCCCGAGAGCCCCCAGAACCGGGCCACCTCGGGATCGTCCATCCACTCCACGATCCGGGGAAGGTCCCGGACCGGACGGACCGGGACGAGGCGGAAGTCTCCGGCCGGGGTGGCGACCCGTCCCCAGGAAGCCAACACGCGCCGGCCCTCGACGAGCCCCGGTGCACGGCCCGCACGCTCGGGCGGAGGGGGAGTGGGGGTTCGCTCCACGCACGGCCGGTCGGAGTACGCACCGACGCCCGCCCGGGCGTCCCGGGTCTCGACCGCTCCCGGGGCGCGCTGCGCCATGGTTCGCTCCCAGTCGTCTCGTCGTGGGCGGCGGATGGGTCGGGTGCCGGGTCGGGTGTCTGCCGCCGGCTCGTCGTCCAGGTGCTCAACAGCGCAGCGGATTGGTGAGGGCCACGTAGACGGACTGGGTGTCGACGGGGCCCTCGAGCTCGTCGAGGTCGTGCAGCCGCGTCAGCAGGTTCGCCTTGCACCGCAGGACGCGCGAGTCGAGCAGCAGGGGACGGAGCGCGCCGTGGCGTCGTCTCCCCGGCGCGACGGGACGGGCGAGGAAACGACGAAAGGCGTCCAGCAACACCCGCTCGTCCGCCAGGCGCTGGGAGCCGAAAGCGCCGATCAGACCGCAGACGTTGTTGACACCGAGGTAGTAGGCGAGGCGTTCGTCGGCGACCTCGTCCGCGACGAAGGTGTCGCTGTGCTCCCCGATGCCCGGCAGCCGGGCGTCGAGTTCGGCTCGGCCGGACTCCCGGTAGTAGTAGCCCTGATTGTCGCGGTGGCGACCGCCGATCGGCCACCCCTCGTCGTCGAGGAGTACCAGGGTGTTCTGCTGGTGTGCCTCCAGAGCGATACCGACCTCCTCGTCCAGCCACAGCACAGGGGCGACGACCCGCTCCAGGTAGCGCAGGAACCACTCCGTCCCGACGACATCGCGGGGCCGGCCGGTCCGCTCGGCGCCGGCGGTGACGATGTCCGACAGGCGCGAACCCTCCACCGGCGATCCGTCCGGTCGCGGGGCGACGAGCCCCGCGAGGCAGGCGACATCGTCGGTCGGGGCGAAGGGGTTGTGTCGGATGACCACGTCGAGCCCGCGCAGCGCCCCGCCGTCGGCCGCGTCCACGCCGATCCAGGCCGGGTCCCTCACGATGTCGAAGCCCGGGTGCGCCGCGTGCCACTCGCGCGCCAGTCCGGCGCGCAGCAACCGGTGCATCTCCGCCCCGCGATGCAGCTCCTTGCGGAGGTTCTCCCTGCGGGAGTTGGTGATCCGGAGTGCCAACGACAGCTTGAGCATGGCGGGGGAACCGGTTCGGTGCACGGTCCGCAGCGAGGACGTGGGGTGCCAGGGTTCGCCCGCGACGCCGAGGTCTCGGAGCAGTCCGCTGTCGAGGAGGCCGGCCAGGTCGGGGCGATCCCGGATCTGCCTCATCTGCCAGGGGTGCACGGGCAGCAGAGTGTGGCCCGGCGAGGGCGTCGGCACCGCCCCGGCCAGACGCGAGACGAGCCGGGCCGCCGGGACGGTCCGGCCACCCTGGGACCAGGCGGAGTCCGTCGCCGAGACCTCAGGCGCGACGGACAACCAGTGCAACGGGAAGGCACCCCGCAGCTCGGGCGAGTAGCGCAGGGTCTCCTCCTCGGTGAGCCCTTCACGGCTCTTAGGCGCGGGGTGCGTCGGATGTCCCAGCAGCAGTGCCTGTTCGGCGGTGAGGAAGAGGTCGGCTGGGCCTGCCCCGCTCGTCTTTGCCGCCTCCGGTAGGCGCTCCCGGAGAATGAGAGCGGTGCGGCGGGCCGAGTCGTCGACGCGTGCGACGAGGTCGGCGGCGCCCCTCGCGCCCCGACCCGCGAGGTCCGTGGCGAGCAGTGCCGCGATGGCGGCCCCGCGGACCGGCGTCGTGTGGTCGGGCGAGTCGGCGGGGCGCACCGCTTCGAACCGGTGCCATCCGGTCGGCGACCAGTACGCGACCGGTGCGACCAAGGCCGCTTCGCCGGTGGGGGACGGGAGTCGGAGAAGGCCGTCTGTCGGTTCGGGCAGATCGGTCTCGCGGACCCAGCACCGCAGCAGGTTCTCCACCGCCGCCGCCTGTGCCCGAGCCTCGGCCGTCGAGGCTGGAGCGTCTGGGCGGGCGGCGGCCGGGGAGGCCTTGCCGGAAGGCCGATGGGCTTGGGCCCGCCAGGGCCCGGAGCCAGGGAGC contains:
- a CDS encoding IucA/IucC family protein, yielding MENLLRCWVRETDLPEPTDGLLRLPSPTGEAALVAPVAYWSPTGWHRFEAVRPADSPDHTTPVRGAAIAALLATDLAGRGARGAADLVARVDDSARRTALILRERLPEAAKTSGAGPADLFLTAEQALLLGHPTHPAPKSREGLTEEETLRYSPELRGAFPLHWLSVAPEVSATDSAWSQGGRTVPAARLVSRLAGAVPTPSPGHTLLPVHPWQMRQIRDRPDLAGLLDSGLLRDLGVAGEPWHPTSSLRTVHRTGSPAMLKLSLALRITNSRRENLRKELHRGAEMHRLLRAGLAREWHAAHPGFDIVRDPAWIGVDAADGGALRGLDVVIRHNPFAPTDDVACLAGLVAPRPDGSPVEGSRLSDIVTAGAERTGRPRDVVGTEWFLRYLERVVAPVLWLDEEVGIALEAHQQNTLVLLDDEGWPIGGRHRDNQGYYYRESGRAELDARLPGIGEHSDTFVADEVADERLAYYLGVNNVCGLIGAFGSQRLADERVLLDAFRRFLARPVAPGRRRHGALRPLLLDSRVLRCKANLLTRLHDLDELEGPVDTQSVYVALTNPLRC